A single genomic interval of Lewinellaceae bacterium harbors:
- the hisF gene encoding imidazole glycerol phosphate synthase subunit HisF: MLAKRIIPCLDVKDGRTVKGINFVNLRDAGDPVELGAAYSRQGADELVFLDITATHEKRKTLAELARHVAAELNIPFTIGGGISSVADVGVLLESGADKVSINSAAVRNPDLINDLSKEFGSQCIVLAIDAKQMEQGWYVHLNGGRIPTELELFAWAREGTERGAGEILFTSMDHDGTKQGFALEATARLSDLLPIPIIASGGAGTMEHFKQVFTTGKADAGLAASIFHFGEIPIPSLKNYLAGQGITMRII, encoded by the coding sequence ATGTTAGCAAAACGCATCATTCCCTGCCTCGATGTCAAAGACGGGCGCACCGTCAAAGGCATCAACTTTGTCAACCTGCGTGATGCCGGCGACCCGGTAGAACTGGGAGCAGCTTACAGTCGTCAGGGCGCTGATGAGCTGGTCTTCCTGGACATTACCGCTACGCATGAGAAGCGGAAGACCCTGGCAGAGCTTGCACGTCATGTGGCTGCCGAGCTGAATATTCCATTTACGATCGGCGGAGGCATCAGCTCGGTTGCAGATGTTGGCGTACTCCTGGAATCAGGGGCCGACAAGGTTTCCATCAATTCTGCAGCGGTACGCAATCCCGACCTCATCAACGACCTGAGTAAAGAATTCGGTAGCCAGTGTATCGTCCTTGCCATCGATGCCAAACAGATGGAGCAGGGTTGGTATGTGCACCTGAATGGAGGACGCATACCAACCGAACTGGAGTTGTTTGCCTGGGCACGGGAAGGCACCGAACGTGGCGCAGGTGAGATCCTGTTCACCTCCATGGACCACGATGGAACCAAACAGGGATTTGCCCTGGAAGCCACGGCGCGGCTATCGGATCTGTTGCCAATTCCCATCATTGCATCCGGTGGCGCGGGAACCATGGAACATTTTAAGCAGGTGTTCACCACCGGAAAAGCCGATGCCGGACTTGCAGCCAGCATCTTTCACTTTGGTGAAATACCCATACCTTCATTAAAAAATTATTTAGCGGGTCAAGGCATTACCATGCGAATCATATAA
- a CDS encoding prohibitin family protein, which produces MKLILFGVGFILLFVILTNTTFLTIDAGNRGVLFRRFGGGLDKEHVYDQGFHVVMPWNKMFIYDVRINESFETMEVLSSNGLTIKVELSYRFSPDPQMIGYLHDLIGPEYLERIVKPEIRSATREVIGKYLPEELYSTKREAIQDEIFHMTSEAIKIKYINLDAVLIREVALPETVRSSIEEKLKTEQESLQYEFRLEKERKEAERKIIEAKAKAEANRILSASLSDKILQDKGIEATLQLANSPNSKVIVVGGGDKGLPLILGNQ; this is translated from the coding sequence ATGAAACTCATCCTTTTTGGGGTAGGCTTTATTTTACTTTTTGTAATCCTGACCAATACTACTTTCCTGACCATTGATGCCGGTAACCGGGGCGTATTATTCCGTCGTTTCGGCGGTGGACTCGACAAAGAACACGTGTATGACCAGGGCTTTCATGTGGTCATGCCCTGGAATAAGATGTTCATTTACGACGTGCGCATCAATGAATCGTTTGAAACGATGGAAGTTCTCTCCAGTAATGGTCTGACCATCAAGGTGGAACTTAGTTACCGCTTCTCTCCGGATCCGCAAATGATCGGCTATCTGCATGATCTGATCGGCCCCGAATACCTTGAACGTATCGTCAAACCCGAGATCCGTTCTGCGACCCGTGAAGTGATCGGCAAATACCTTCCTGAAGAGTTGTATTCCACTAAAAGGGAAGCCATCCAGGATGAAATCTTCCATATGACCAGTGAAGCCATCAAGATTAAGTACATTAATCTGGATGCTGTGCTCATCCGGGAGGTAGCACTGCCGGAGACGGTACGGTCATCCATCGAGGAAAAACTGAAGACCGAGCAGGAGTCCTTACAGTACGAGTTCCGCCTGGAGAAAGAGCGGAAAGAAGCCGAGCGTAAAATCATTGAAGCTAAAGCCAAAGCAGAGGCCAACCGTATTTTGTCCGCCTCACTTTCTGACAAGATCCTGCAGGACAAAGGAATCGAAGCCACCCTACAGCTGGCTAATTCACCGAACTCCAAGGTCATCGTCGTCGGTGGTGGAGACAAAGGGCTGCCTTTGATCCTGGGCAATCAATAA
- a CDS encoding glycosyltransferase family 9 protein: protein MRASMQTIGREKNKPKKVLVIRFSALGDLVLITPVLRVLKEQVGAEVHVITKDVFKPLLLPNPHVDKIWTIGEGMPAVITQLQAEKFDHVLDLHKNLRSLRIRMALWRVPVSSYHKANWAKWLMVHFKINRLPGDHIVERYLAAAHSLGVKPDGRGLDFYIPEKQKINLNELGLVSDGYTAFVIGAAHFTKRLPIEKLLEITGQIPGKVVLIGGPAEKETGLELQKAYPGKVLSTCGVFSLMGSASMVEQSRAVIAHDTGFMHIAAALRKPVVAIFGGTLAEYGFWPYYGNEPIPFQNVEVANLPCRPCSRFGRGDCPKGHFKCMMEIRPEQVVQAWQEIQ, encoded by the coding sequence TTGCGTGCATCTATGCAGACCATTGGCAGGGAGAAAAATAAACCGAAGAAAGTGCTGGTCATCCGCTTCAGCGCACTGGGTGATCTGGTGCTGATCACACCGGTCCTCCGCGTGCTCAAAGAGCAGGTTGGCGCAGAAGTCCATGTGATAACCAAAGATGTATTTAAACCCTTACTACTGCCTAATCCGCACGTTGACAAAATTTGGACCATCGGGGAAGGTATGCCCGCCGTTATCACCCAATTACAGGCCGAAAAATTCGATCACGTACTTGACCTGCATAAAAACCTGCGCAGCCTGCGCATCCGGATGGCTTTATGGCGGGTCCCGGTAAGCAGTTACCACAAAGCAAACTGGGCAAAATGGTTGATGGTACACTTCAAGATCAACCGGCTGCCCGGAGATCATATCGTCGAGCGGTATCTGGCCGCTGCCCATTCGCTGGGTGTAAAGCCAGATGGAAGAGGCCTGGACTTTTACATTCCAGAAAAACAAAAAATAAACCTTAACGAGCTTGGTCTGGTGTCTGATGGCTATACGGCTTTTGTCATCGGCGCCGCGCACTTCACGAAGCGCTTGCCCATCGAGAAATTGCTTGAAATTACCGGGCAGATACCGGGCAAAGTAGTACTGATCGGTGGCCCGGCCGAAAAAGAAACCGGCCTGGAACTGCAGAAAGCCTATCCGGGCAAAGTGCTGTCCACCTGCGGAGTCTTCAGTTTGATGGGCTCGGCTTCCATGGTGGAACAATCGCGTGCCGTTATTGCGCACGATACCGGGTTTATGCACATCGCTGCTGCCTTGCGTAAACCGGTCGTAGCCATCTTTGGAGGGACCCTGGCCGAGTACGGCTTCTGGCCCTATTACGGGAATGAACCCATCCCCTTCCAGAACGTGGAAGTAGCCAACCTGCCCTGCCGTCCCTGCTCACGATTTGGAAGAGGGGATTGTCCGAAAGGCCATTTCAAATGCATGATGGAGATCCGCCCGGAACAGGTCGTCCAGGCCTGGCAGGAAATACAATAA
- a CDS encoding bifunctional phosphoribosyl-AMP cyclohydrolase/phosphoribosyl-ATP diphosphatase HisIE, whose translation MLNQATIEKLDFAKGDGLIPVIIQDNQSEAVLMLGYMDKEALQQTIATKMVTFYSRSKDRLWTKGETSGNFLHLKSVQVDCDNDTLLMRVKPDGPVCHTGDDTCFGDINERKFFLHKLGKIIRQRKEEGDPTSYTNKLLNRGINKIAQKVGEEAVELVIEAKDSNRRLFVGEAADLLYHFMVLLEAKEIRLKEIEQELERRHLVKTKGRP comes from the coding sequence ATGTTGAATCAAGCCACAATCGAAAAACTGGACTTTGCCAAGGGCGACGGACTCATCCCGGTGATCATCCAGGATAATCAATCCGAAGCCGTCCTGATGCTTGGCTATATGGACAAAGAAGCCCTCCAACAGACCATCGCCACCAAGATGGTTACCTTTTACAGCCGCAGTAAGGACCGGCTATGGACCAAGGGTGAAACCAGCGGAAATTTCCTGCATCTGAAGTCAGTCCAGGTAGATTGTGACAACGACACCCTACTCATGCGCGTCAAGCCGGACGGACCGGTATGCCATACCGGTGATGACACCTGTTTTGGAGACATCAACGAAAGAAAATTTTTCCTCCATAAACTGGGCAAGATCATCCGTCAGCGCAAAGAAGAAGGAGATCCCACCAGTTATACCAATAAACTGCTCAACCGGGGCATCAACAAGATCGCCCAGAAAGTGGGTGAGGAAGCTGTCGAGCTGGTCATCGAAGCCAAGGACAGCAACCGCCGGCTTTTTGTAGGCGAGGCTGCGGACCTGCTCTATCACTTCATGGTCCTTCTCGAAGCCAAAGAAATACGGCTCAAAGAGATCGAACAGGAGCTGGAAAGAAGGCACCTGGTGAAGACGAAGGGAAGACCTTGA
- the galE gene encoding UDP-glucose 4-epimerase GalE, with the protein MTKRKIITTGGTGYIGSHTAVALQEAGFEVVLMDNLVNSSAEVVDRIRRITGSKPLLEIVDLCDEEATKDCFNRHSDAVGIIHFAALKAVGESVAQPTRYYRNNLVSMLHVLEAMHRHDIPNLIFSSSATVYGEPDVLPVTEQTPLQPAASPYGQTKQMNEIMIRDAVHAGEVQRAISLRYFNPVGAHPSALIGELPIGVPNNLMPYITQTAIGIRKELAVFGSDYDTADGTAVRDYIHVMDLAEAHVSALLHQLDGKQSVGYDVINLGTGLGSTVLQVIQSFEKVTGLNLNYRLVDRRPGDVAAIYANVDKAAQVLHWHTKRDLDEMTRSAWAWEKYARETLHL; encoded by the coding sequence ATGACTAAACGTAAAATCATAACCACCGGAGGTACCGGCTACATCGGATCCCATACAGCGGTAGCCCTTCAGGAAGCAGGCTTTGAGGTGGTCCTGATGGACAATCTGGTCAACAGTTCTGCAGAAGTTGTAGACCGTATCAGGCGTATCACCGGAAGCAAACCGCTCCTCGAGATTGTCGATCTTTGTGATGAAGAAGCAACAAAAGATTGTTTCAACCGCCACAGCGATGCCGTCGGTATCATTCATTTTGCGGCTCTGAAAGCCGTCGGTGAGTCGGTGGCCCAACCGACCCGGTACTACCGGAATAATCTGGTATCCATGCTTCATGTGCTGGAAGCCATGCACCGGCACGACATACCCAATCTGATCTTTTCATCGTCAGCTACGGTCTATGGAGAGCCTGATGTTCTACCGGTCACCGAGCAGACTCCATTGCAGCCGGCCGCTTCTCCCTATGGGCAGACCAAACAAATGAATGAGATTATGATCCGGGACGCCGTACACGCCGGTGAAGTACAGCGGGCCATATCATTGCGCTATTTTAATCCGGTAGGAGCTCACCCATCGGCCCTGATAGGCGAGCTGCCGATCGGGGTACCCAATAACCTGATGCCCTACATCACCCAGACCGCTATCGGCATACGAAAGGAATTGGCGGTTTTTGGCAGTGATTACGATACCGCAGATGGCACCGCCGTCCGGGATTACATTCATGTCATGGATCTGGCGGAAGCACATGTAAGCGCGTTACTACATCAACTGGACGGAAAGCAGTCGGTTGGTTACGACGTGATCAACCTGGGCACCGGATTGGGCAGTACGGTATTACAAGTCATTCAATCCTTCGAAAAAGTCACGGGTTTAAACTTAAATTACCGCCTGGTGGACCGCCGTCCAGGCGATGTTGCTGCTATCTATGCCAATGTAGATAAAGCGGCACAGGTGCTGCACTGGCACACGAAACGTGATCTGGATGAGATGACCCGGTCGGCATGGGCATGGGAAAAATATGCGAGGGAAACATTGCATTTGTGA
- the hisA gene encoding 1-(5-phosphoribosyl)-5-[(5-phosphoribosylamino)methylideneamino]imidazole-4-carboxamide isomerase, whose amino-acid sequence MLIFPAIDMLGGQCVRLFQGDYSQETVYANDPVAMAQTLENAGFTHLHLVDLEGAKAKKVIHWNQVEGILKHTRLIVDFGGGIRNREEVERLFELGVDKVNIGSLAYREPELFTSWIEVFGADRIILSADVRDNYIATHGWQATESTLLSDYIADMESRGITWLTVTDISKDGAMTGPATGLYRSVCHTFPGQNLIASGGIRNLDDVMAVHDAGCRGAIIGKAIYEKTIDLTALVQLQTS is encoded by the coding sequence ATGCTGATATTTCCTGCCATTGATATGCTGGGCGGTCAATGTGTACGACTGTTTCAGGGCGATTACAGTCAGGAGACCGTTTATGCCAATGATCCGGTAGCTATGGCGCAAACCCTGGAGAATGCCGGATTTACCCACCTGCATCTGGTGGATCTGGAAGGAGCAAAAGCAAAAAAAGTAATCCACTGGAACCAGGTGGAAGGAATCCTGAAGCATACCCGGCTCATCGTCGATTTTGGCGGAGGGATTCGTAACCGCGAAGAGGTGGAACGCCTTTTTGAGCTGGGGGTGGACAAAGTCAATATCGGCAGTCTGGCCTACCGCGAACCGGAGCTATTCACCTCCTGGATCGAGGTTTTCGGCGCGGACCGCATCATTCTTTCTGCGGATGTCCGTGACAATTACATTGCCACCCATGGATGGCAGGCCACGGAATCAACCTTATTGTCCGACTACATAGCGGATATGGAGTCGCGGGGAATCACCTGGCTTACCGTGACCGATATATCGAAAGATGGTGCCATGACCGGGCCGGCTACCGGATTGTACCGCTCCGTATGCCATACATTCCCAGGCCAAAACCTGATCGCCAGCGGCGGTATAAGGAACCTTGACGATGTCATGGCCGTCCACGATGCCGGTTGCCGGGGAGCCATCATCGGTAAGGCCATTTACGAAAAGACCATCGATCTGACCGCTCTGGTCCAACTTCAAACCAGCTGA
- a CDS encoding aldehyde dehydrogenase family protein — protein sequence MELISTPPEKIRALFNAQSDNRQRMSSSSWRERSRRLKALANAVLKYQTAIQEALYNDFRKPSGETDMIEIYPILHEIRHARKNLRDWTRRRKVPTALPFIGSRSYIFPEAKGVVLIISPWNFPVNLSIIPLVSAIAAGNTAIVKPSENVPHTALMLEKIISEVFPPEEVAVVQGGADTSGTLMELPFHHVFFTGSERVGKLVMKAAAEHLTSVTLELGGKTPTIVDASAHLPQAASRIVAAKFSNAGQICISPDHLYVHEQIYEPFMQTLQDVIESMFGKEPANSSSYARLVNGHQFQRLKSGMEQAVGNGARIRYGGRMDEAERYMQPTLLSEVSLESSLMKGEIFGPILPVHKYKDIDEVIRKINSDPKPLTLYVYTNSRVIEEKILRQTNSGNVCINNSALHFYNSDLPFGGVNTSGIGASHGYFGFLEFTNQKAVYDQVFRYSLIDLIFPPARAWKTWLVNLVIRWF from the coding sequence ATGGAGCTAATAAGTACCCCGCCTGAAAAAATCAGAGCGCTATTTAATGCACAAAGTGACAACCGGCAGCGCATGTCATCGTCGAGTTGGCGGGAACGCAGCCGGCGCCTGAAAGCATTGGCAAATGCCGTCCTCAAGTATCAGACAGCGATTCAGGAGGCTTTATACAATGATTTTCGAAAGCCCAGTGGCGAGACGGATATGATCGAAATCTATCCCATTCTCCATGAGATCAGGCATGCTCGCAAAAACTTGCGTGACTGGACACGACGCAGAAAGGTGCCTACTGCCTTGCCTTTTATCGGATCCAGATCTTACATATTTCCCGAGGCGAAAGGGGTTGTTCTGATCATTTCTCCGTGGAATTTTCCGGTCAATCTGTCCATCATCCCCTTAGTCAGTGCCATAGCGGCTGGTAATACAGCCATTGTTAAGCCGTCTGAAAATGTACCCCATACGGCTTTAATGCTCGAAAAAATTATTTCCGAAGTCTTTCCGCCCGAGGAGGTGGCCGTCGTTCAAGGGGGGGCAGATACTTCTGGTACGCTGATGGAATTACCGTTTCATCATGTCTTTTTCACCGGCTCTGAGCGTGTCGGTAAGCTCGTTATGAAAGCAGCTGCCGAGCATCTTACCTCCGTGACGCTGGAACTGGGCGGGAAGACACCAACCATTGTGGACGCATCCGCACATCTTCCCCAGGCGGCAAGCCGGATTGTGGCAGCGAAATTTTCCAATGCAGGTCAGATATGCATTTCTCCCGATCATTTATATGTCCACGAACAGATTTATGAGCCATTCATGCAGACCTTACAGGATGTCATCGAGTCGATGTTTGGCAAAGAGCCGGCCAACAGTTCAAGTTATGCCCGCTTGGTGAATGGTCATCAATTCCAGCGGTTGAAATCCGGAATGGAGCAAGCGGTGGGGAATGGCGCCCGCATCCGTTACGGGGGTCGGATGGATGAAGCTGAACGATACATGCAGCCTACCTTGCTCAGTGAAGTTTCTCTGGAATCCAGTCTGATGAAAGGTGAAATTTTCGGTCCGATATTGCCGGTCCACAAATACAAAGATATCGATGAGGTCATCCGTAAGATCAACAGCGACCCGAAGCCACTCACCTTATATGTTTATACCAATTCACGCGTGATCGAAGAAAAAATCCTTCGCCAAACCAACAGCGGGAATGTTTGCATCAATAACAGTGCCCTGCATTTTTACAATAGTGATTTGCCTTTCGGGGGAGTAAATACCAGTGGGATCGGAGCGAGTCACGGATACTTCGGTTTTCTGGAATTCACCAACCAGAAAGCAGTCTACGATCAGGTCTTCCGCTACAGCTTGATTGATTTGATTTTTCCACCGGCCCGGGCCTGGAAAACCTGGCTGGTCAATCTGGTGATCAGGTGGTTTTAG
- the hisB gene encoding bifunctional histidinol-phosphatase/imidazoleglycerol-phosphate dehydratase HisB, with translation MGKKILFIDRDGTLIKEPYDFQVDSLAKLDFVPGVFTWLGRIARELDFELVMITNQDGLGTPSFPESDFWPAQQKMLEALSGEGIHFDAIFIDRTLPEENAPTRKPGTALLTGYLSGDYDLSHSFVIGDRETDLMLARNLGCQGIHIRPLDPVLKDITLESITALTTGSWEAIYRLLKLGTRTAEIRRTTKETDVLIQLNLDGSGKSVIATGLGFFDHMLDQIARHAGIDLTVKVDGDLEVDEHHTIEDTALALGEAFRKTLGDKKGLQRYGFYLPMDDSLAHVGIDFGGRPWLVWDAEFRRERIGDVPTELFFHFFKSFTDTAACNLNILCTGDNEHHKIESIFKAFARAIRMAIRRDPADDSLPTTKGTL, from the coding sequence ATGGGAAAAAAAATATTATTTATTGACCGTGACGGAACATTGATCAAAGAGCCCTACGACTTCCAGGTTGACAGCCTGGCAAAACTGGACTTTGTCCCGGGAGTATTCACCTGGCTGGGTCGCATTGCCCGTGAATTGGACTTTGAGCTGGTCATGATCACCAATCAGGATGGCCTGGGCACGCCGTCATTCCCGGAATCGGACTTCTGGCCAGCACAGCAAAAAATGCTTGAAGCATTATCCGGCGAAGGCATTCATTTTGATGCTATATTTATCGACCGCACGCTGCCAGAGGAAAATGCGCCTACCCGCAAACCCGGCACTGCTTTATTGACTGGCTATCTCTCCGGTGATTACGATCTGAGCCATTCATTTGTCATCGGCGACCGGGAGACGGATCTGATGCTGGCACGCAATCTGGGTTGCCAGGGTATCCACATCCGGCCGCTGGATCCAGTGTTGAAAGATATCACACTGGAGTCCATCACTGCACTGACGACCGGCTCCTGGGAGGCAATCTACCGGCTTCTGAAACTGGGAACACGCACTGCCGAAATACGCCGCACCACCAAAGAAACCGATGTACTGATCCAGCTCAACCTGGATGGCTCCGGCAAGAGTGTCATAGCTACCGGTCTGGGTTTCTTTGATCACATGCTGGACCAGATCGCCAGGCACGCCGGCATAGATCTTACTGTTAAAGTCGACGGAGATCTGGAAGTGGATGAACATCATACGATCGAAGATACGGCACTGGCATTGGGTGAAGCCTTCCGTAAGACGTTGGGCGACAAGAAAGGCTTACAACGATATGGCTTCTATTTACCGATGGATGATAGCCTGGCCCACGTAGGCATTGATTTCGGTGGGAGACCATGGTTAGTTTGGGATGCTGAATTCCGCCGTGAACGGATCGGTGATGTACCCACCGAACTCTTCTTTCATTTTTTCAAGTCCTTTACCGATACAGCGGCTTGCAATCTGAACATCCTGTGCACCGGTGACAACGAACACCATAAGATCGAATCCATCTTCAAAGCATTTGCCCGGGCCATCCGAATGGCTATACGTCGTGACCCCGCCGATGATTCGTTACCCACCACAAAAGGTACGTTATGA
- a CDS encoding sodium/sugar symporter, whose amino-acid sequence MHTADIVVFTIYCLTILGIGLYVSRTKKGHERGAEDYFLAGKSLPWWAIGASLIAANISAEQFIGMSGSGFAIGLAIASYEWMAALTLLVVGKFFLPIFIEKKLYTIPEFVEKRYSTNLKTILAVFWIALFIFVNLTSVLYLGAKAMDTIVGTGDGSMMMPFVIGLACFAAAYSLWGGLSAVAWTDVVQVVLLVIGGFITTFIALGKLTPDGNIFHGFSYLLEKVPEKFSMILDKGEIITPDGRDAWWDLPGLAVLIGGMWVANLYYWGFNQYIIQRTLAAKDLRESQKGIAFAAFLKLLIPLIVVIPGIIAFVLNADASGAVTPESVDPHFLGLNGQIINDNAAPWLIKSFVPVGLKGLVMAALAAAIVSSLASMLNSTATIFTMDIYVDYINKKATNRQIVNAGRISAAIALVIAVIIAPLLGNLSQAFQFIQEYTGVVSPGILAVFLTGLFWRSATNNAAIWGVILSIPIALYFKVAPNGWSDAALFVNIPFMHQMFITCLASIGIILLLSFLENRGKPDAKGIPLTKNLFRTAPAFNISATIIMIILVALYALFW is encoded by the coding sequence ATGCATACAGCCGACATTGTGGTGTTCACCATCTACTGCCTTACCATCCTCGGAATTGGACTTTATGTATCAAGGACCAAAAAAGGTCATGAGCGTGGAGCCGAAGATTATTTTCTGGCCGGCAAATCATTGCCCTGGTGGGCGATCGGGGCTTCACTCATTGCCGCCAATATTTCTGCCGAACAATTCATCGGTATGTCCGGTTCGGGATTTGCGATCGGTCTGGCGATCGCATCCTACGAATGGATGGCGGCCCTCACCCTGCTGGTCGTAGGAAAATTCTTCCTGCCGATCTTCATCGAGAAGAAACTGTATACCATTCCGGAATTTGTGGAAAAACGCTATTCCACCAACCTGAAAACCATCCTGGCGGTATTCTGGATCGCCTTGTTTATTTTTGTCAATCTGACCTCGGTCCTCTATTTGGGTGCGAAGGCCATGGATACCATCGTTGGTACCGGGGATGGCAGCATGATGATGCCTTTTGTCATCGGGCTGGCTTGTTTTGCAGCCGCGTATTCCCTCTGGGGAGGCCTTAGTGCGGTTGCATGGACAGACGTGGTACAGGTTGTTTTGCTGGTTATCGGTGGCTTTATCACCACTTTTATTGCATTGGGCAAGCTCACTCCGGACGGAAATATCTTCCACGGTTTCAGTTACCTGCTGGAAAAAGTACCGGAGAAGTTTTCTATGATCCTGGACAAAGGGGAGATCATCACCCCGGATGGACGTGATGCGTGGTGGGACCTTCCCGGACTCGCCGTATTGATCGGCGGGATGTGGGTTGCGAACCTGTATTACTGGGGCTTTAACCAATACATCATCCAGCGGACGCTGGCTGCCAAAGACTTACGCGAGTCCCAAAAAGGGATTGCATTTGCTGCCTTCCTGAAATTGTTGATCCCACTGATCGTGGTGATTCCGGGTATCATCGCCTTTGTTCTCAATGCCGATGCTTCTGGTGCCGTAACTCCGGAATCCGTTGATCCGCATTTTCTCGGCCTGAACGGACAGATCATTAACGACAACGCTGCGCCCTGGCTGATCAAATCTTTCGTACCGGTAGGTCTGAAAGGATTGGTCATGGCTGCATTGGCAGCTGCCATTGTCTCATCACTGGCTTCGATGCTGAATTCCACGGCTACTATATTTACCATGGACATCTACGTCGATTACATCAATAAAAAAGCAACCAACCGCCAGATCGTAAATGCCGGTCGTATCTCGGCTGCCATTGCTCTGGTCATTGCGGTGATCATTGCTCCCCTTCTGGGTAATTTATCCCAGGCATTCCAATTCATCCAGGAATATACAGGTGTTGTAAGTCCCGGTATTCTGGCCGTGTTCCTCACCGGATTGTTCTGGCGTAGTGCGACCAACAATGCTGCCATCTGGGGCGTCATCCTGTCGATACCGATCGCCCTTTATTTTAAGGTGGCACCCAACGGATGGTCGGACGCGGCTTTGTTTGTGAACATACCCTTCATGCATCAAATGTTCATAACCTGTCTGGCATCCATCGGCATTATTTTACTGTTGAGTTTCCTGGAGAACCGCGGCAAACCGGATGCGAAGGGCATTCCGCTGACCAAGAATCTATTCCGTACCGCACCGGCATTCAACATCAGTGCGACCATCATTATGATCATATTGGTCGCCCTGTACGCATTGTTCTGGTAA
- the hisH gene encoding imidazole glycerol phosphate synthase subunit HisH, with the protein MKDIVIIQYNAGNVRSVLFALERMGVHATLTGDHDRIRQADKVIFPGVGEASSTMAYLRRHGLDEVIRSLTQPVLGVCLGMQLLCTHSEENDTECLGIIPQKVKRFVPKNQSEHKVPHMGWNAIHREPGSFLPESVEGEYVYFVHSYYAEQGPYTAATCNYIEPFSAAMQKDNFVATQFHPEKSGPVGARILEQFVKG; encoded by the coding sequence ATGAAAGATATAGTCATCATTCAGTACAATGCCGGCAATGTGCGTTCGGTCCTTTTTGCACTGGAACGCATGGGAGTACATGCCACCCTTACCGGCGATCATGACCGTATCCGGCAAGCCGATAAAGTCATTTTCCCGGGTGTGGGAGAAGCCAGTTCGACGATGGCATACCTGCGCCGCCACGGATTGGATGAGGTTATACGTAGCCTGACGCAACCGGTCCTGGGCGTATGTCTGGGTATGCAGTTGCTCTGCACGCACTCGGAAGAAAATGATACCGAATGCCTGGGCATCATACCGCAGAAGGTGAAACGTTTCGTGCCAAAAAATCAATCCGAACATAAGGTGCCTCATATGGGTTGGAATGCCATCCACCGCGAACCGGGAAGTTTTTTGCCGGAATCCGTAGAGGGAGAATACGTCTATTTTGTACACAGCTACTATGCCGAGCAAGGCCCCTATACGGCAGCCACCTGCAATTATATTGAGCCCTTTTCAGCGGCGATGCAAAAAGACAACTTTGTGGCTACACAATTTCACCCGGAAAAGTCAGGCCCGGTAGGCGCCCGGATTCTGGAACAATTTGTAAAAGGATAA